The following coding sequences are from one Alosa alosa isolate M-15738 ecotype Scorff River chromosome 3, AALO_Geno_1.1, whole genome shotgun sequence window:
- the LOC125291573 gene encoding uncharacterized protein LOC125291573 isoform X3: MDFMLALTLPTTQEIPNQLKAFSRCSHIHQCYPSQVYREMSFTLSVLLLQLLSVSHSVSASVLDASTGNSTVYRNRLKGSTVSSLSLSFSAAHYCFKPDAVSTFILLDVIQKYTLRSGSIELIGQVPNVLVESVMWTRNKDKVADWDKGDMTPTYYPTLDKTELNMDTWALTLSDLQPTCNGQYALQINGIETASSFQLIVLESVSGPNIRPNCDLRSCNLTCQGAGIDHTEYSWTDNRGRNERGSVLKVEKTKGLDRVYTCNFSNPVSWKTSSVRERELFPPENTDANLHIILGSIVGSILGGAVLIIIAAATGIAVYKKRNEANGEEETRRAQLSQQPLQQQPLQQAIQMSPIKNHTQQDGEGDGEDKQHETQKLLSAPDELHVKICSGWTRASISR; encoded by the exons ATGGATTTTATGTTGGCACTGACTCTACCGACAACTCAGGAGATTCCTAATCAATTGAAAGCCTTTTCACGCTGTTCTCATATCCATCAGTGTTATCCTTCTCAG GTATATCGGGAAATGAGTTTTACTCTGTCCGTACTGCTGCTTCAGTTACTGTCTGTGAGCCACTCAG tatctgcttCGGTTTTGGATGCTTCAACTGGAAACTCTACAGTGtataggaacagattgaaagggtctacagtcagctccctctccctctcattctcagcAGCTCACTACTGCTTTAAACCTGATGCTGTTTCAACATTCATCCTTTTAGATGTCATCCAAAAATACACTTTGAGGAGTGGTTCTATTGAACTCATTGGACAGGTCCCAAATGTGCTTGTTGAGTCAGTCATGTGGACACGCAACAAAGACAAAGTTGCAGATTGGGATAAGGGAGACATGACGCCAACATATTATCCTACATTAGATAAGACTGAACTCAACATGGACACATGGGCTCTGACCCTCTCTGACCTGCAGCCTACATGTAATGGTCAATATGCACTTCAGATCAATGGTATAGAAACAGCCTCGTCTTTTCAACTGATTGTACTAG AATCTGTTTCTGGGCCAAACATCAGGCCAAACTGTGACCTGAGGAGCTGCAACTTGACCTGTCAAGGAGCAGGTATTGATCACACTGAGTACAGCTGGACTGATAACCGAGGGAGAAACGAGAGAGGATCTGTGCTTAAGGTGGAGAAGACTAAGGGACTCGACAGGGTCTACACCTGCAACTTCAGCAATCCAGTGAGCTGGAAAACAAGCagcgtcagagagagagagctgttccCTCCAG AAAATACAGATGCTAACCTGCATATTATCCTGGGATCTATCGTGGGATCTATCTTGGGCGGGGCTGTCCTGATAATCATAGCTGCAGCAACTGGAATTGCAGTGTACAAAAAGAGAA ATGAAGCAAATGGAGAGGAAGAAACTAGGAGGGCCCAGCTGTCACAACAGCCATTACAACAACAGCCACTACAACAAGCAATTCAAATGTCACCAAttaaaa ATCACACTCAGCaggatggagaaggagatggagaagacAAACAACATGAAACCCAGAAGCTCCTGTCAGCACCTGACGAGCTGCACgtaaagat ATGCTCAGGATGGACCAGAGCCAGCATCAGCAGATAA
- the LOC125291573 gene encoding uncharacterized protein LOC125291573 isoform X4, protein MDFMLALTLPTTQEIPNQLKAFSRCSHIHQCYPSQVYREMSFTLSVLLLQLLSVSHSVSASVLDASTGNSTVYRNRLKGSTVSSLSLSFSAAHYCFKPDAVSTFILLDVIQKYTLRSGSIELIGQVPNVLVESVMWTRNKDKVADWDKGDMTPTYYPTLDKTELNMDTWALTLSDLQPTCNGQYALQINGIETASSFQLIVLESVSGPNIRPNCDLRSCNLTCQGAGIDHTEYSWTDNRGRNERGSVLKVEKTKGLDRVYTCNFSNPVSWKTSSVRERELFPPENTDANLHIILGSIVGSILGGAVLIIIAAATGIAVYKKRNHTQQDGEGDGEDKQHETQKLLSAPDELHVKMMDQSQHQQIKRTVYENVVLPPQGNDGGEHHNILYFFFKIY, encoded by the exons ATGGATTTTATGTTGGCACTGACTCTACCGACAACTCAGGAGATTCCTAATCAATTGAAAGCCTTTTCACGCTGTTCTCATATCCATCAGTGTTATCCTTCTCAG GTATATCGGGAAATGAGTTTTACTCTGTCCGTACTGCTGCTTCAGTTACTGTCTGTGAGCCACTCAG tatctgcttCGGTTTTGGATGCTTCAACTGGAAACTCTACAGTGtataggaacagattgaaagggtctacagtcagctccctctccctctcattctcagcAGCTCACTACTGCTTTAAACCTGATGCTGTTTCAACATTCATCCTTTTAGATGTCATCCAAAAATACACTTTGAGGAGTGGTTCTATTGAACTCATTGGACAGGTCCCAAATGTGCTTGTTGAGTCAGTCATGTGGACACGCAACAAAGACAAAGTTGCAGATTGGGATAAGGGAGACATGACGCCAACATATTATCCTACATTAGATAAGACTGAACTCAACATGGACACATGGGCTCTGACCCTCTCTGACCTGCAGCCTACATGTAATGGTCAATATGCACTTCAGATCAATGGTATAGAAACAGCCTCGTCTTTTCAACTGATTGTACTAG AATCTGTTTCTGGGCCAAACATCAGGCCAAACTGTGACCTGAGGAGCTGCAACTTGACCTGTCAAGGAGCAGGTATTGATCACACTGAGTACAGCTGGACTGATAACCGAGGGAGAAACGAGAGAGGATCTGTGCTTAAGGTGGAGAAGACTAAGGGACTCGACAGGGTCTACACCTGCAACTTCAGCAATCCAGTGAGCTGGAAAACAAGCagcgtcagagagagagagctgttccCTCCAG AAAATACAGATGCTAACCTGCATATTATCCTGGGATCTATCGTGGGATCTATCTTGGGCGGGGCTGTCCTGATAATCATAGCTGCAGCAACTGGAATTGCAGTGTACAAAAAGAGAA ATCACACTCAGCaggatggagaaggagatggagaagacAAACAACATGAAACCCAGAAGCTCCTGTCAGCACCTGACGAGCTGCACgtaaagat GATGGACCAGAGCCAGCATCAGCAGATAAAGAGGACTGTATATGAAAATGTAGTGCTACCACCACAGGGAAATGATGGAGGTGAACATCataatattctttatttttttttcaaaatttatTAA
- the LOC125291573 gene encoding uncharacterized protein LOC125291573 isoform X2, whose protein sequence is MDFMLALTLPTTQEIPNQLKAFSRCSHIHQCYPSQVYREMSFTLSVLLLQLLSVSHSVSASVLDASTGNSTVYRNRLKGSTVSSLSLSFSAAHYCFKPDAVSTFILLDVIQKYTLRSGSIELIGQVPNVLVESVMWTRNKDKVADWDKGDMTPTYYPTLDKTELNMDTWALTLSDLQPTCNGQYALQINGIETASSFQLIVLESVSGPNIRPNCDLRSCNLTCQGAGIDHTEYSWTDNRGRNERGSVLKVEKTKGLDRVYTCNFSNPVSWKTSSVRERELFPPENTDANLHIILGSIVGSILGGAVLIIIAAATGIAVYKKRNEANGEEETRRAQLSQQPLQQQPLQQAIQMSPIKNHTQQDGEGDGEDKQHETQKLLSAPDELHVKMMDQSQHQQIKRTVYENVVLPPQGNDGDAVLYVR, encoded by the exons ATGGATTTTATGTTGGCACTGACTCTACCGACAACTCAGGAGATTCCTAATCAATTGAAAGCCTTTTCACGCTGTTCTCATATCCATCAGTGTTATCCTTCTCAG GTATATCGGGAAATGAGTTTTACTCTGTCCGTACTGCTGCTTCAGTTACTGTCTGTGAGCCACTCAG tatctgcttCGGTTTTGGATGCTTCAACTGGAAACTCTACAGTGtataggaacagattgaaagggtctacagtcagctccctctccctctcattctcagcAGCTCACTACTGCTTTAAACCTGATGCTGTTTCAACATTCATCCTTTTAGATGTCATCCAAAAATACACTTTGAGGAGTGGTTCTATTGAACTCATTGGACAGGTCCCAAATGTGCTTGTTGAGTCAGTCATGTGGACACGCAACAAAGACAAAGTTGCAGATTGGGATAAGGGAGACATGACGCCAACATATTATCCTACATTAGATAAGACTGAACTCAACATGGACACATGGGCTCTGACCCTCTCTGACCTGCAGCCTACATGTAATGGTCAATATGCACTTCAGATCAATGGTATAGAAACAGCCTCGTCTTTTCAACTGATTGTACTAG AATCTGTTTCTGGGCCAAACATCAGGCCAAACTGTGACCTGAGGAGCTGCAACTTGACCTGTCAAGGAGCAGGTATTGATCACACTGAGTACAGCTGGACTGATAACCGAGGGAGAAACGAGAGAGGATCTGTGCTTAAGGTGGAGAAGACTAAGGGACTCGACAGGGTCTACACCTGCAACTTCAGCAATCCAGTGAGCTGGAAAACAAGCagcgtcagagagagagagctgttccCTCCAG AAAATACAGATGCTAACCTGCATATTATCCTGGGATCTATCGTGGGATCTATCTTGGGCGGGGCTGTCCTGATAATCATAGCTGCAGCAACTGGAATTGCAGTGTACAAAAAGAGAA ATGAAGCAAATGGAGAGGAAGAAACTAGGAGGGCCCAGCTGTCACAACAGCCATTACAACAACAGCCACTACAACAAGCAATTCAAATGTCACCAAttaaaa ATCACACTCAGCaggatggagaaggagatggagaagacAAACAACATGAAACCCAGAAGCTCCTGTCAGCACCTGACGAGCTGCACgtaaagat GATGGACCAGAGCCAGCATCAGCAGATAAAGAGGACTGTATATGAAAATGTAGTGCTACCACCACAGGGAAATGATGGAG atgctgtactgtatgtgaggtga
- the LOC125291573 gene encoding uncharacterized protein LOC125291573 isoform X1 codes for MDFMLALTLPTTQEIPNQLKAFSRCSHIHQCYPSQVYREMSFTLSVLLLQLLSVSHSVSASVLDASTGNSTVYRNRLKGSTVSSLSLSFSAAHYCFKPDAVSTFILLDVIQKYTLRSGSIELIGQVPNVLVESVMWTRNKDKVADWDKGDMTPTYYPTLDKTELNMDTWALTLSDLQPTCNGQYALQINGIETASSFQLIVLESVSGPNIRPNCDLRSCNLTCQGAGIDHTEYSWTDNRGRNERGSVLKVEKTKGLDRVYTCNFSNPVSWKTSSVRERELFPPENTDANLHIILGSIVGSILGGAVLIIIAAATGIAVYKKRNEANGEEETRRAQLSQQPLQQQPLQQAIQMSPIKNHTQQDGEGDGEDKQHETQKLLSAPDELHVKMMDQSQHQQIKRTVYENVVLPPQGNDGGEHHNILYFFFKIY; via the exons ATGGATTTTATGTTGGCACTGACTCTACCGACAACTCAGGAGATTCCTAATCAATTGAAAGCCTTTTCACGCTGTTCTCATATCCATCAGTGTTATCCTTCTCAG GTATATCGGGAAATGAGTTTTACTCTGTCCGTACTGCTGCTTCAGTTACTGTCTGTGAGCCACTCAG tatctgcttCGGTTTTGGATGCTTCAACTGGAAACTCTACAGTGtataggaacagattgaaagggtctacagtcagctccctctccctctcattctcagcAGCTCACTACTGCTTTAAACCTGATGCTGTTTCAACATTCATCCTTTTAGATGTCATCCAAAAATACACTTTGAGGAGTGGTTCTATTGAACTCATTGGACAGGTCCCAAATGTGCTTGTTGAGTCAGTCATGTGGACACGCAACAAAGACAAAGTTGCAGATTGGGATAAGGGAGACATGACGCCAACATATTATCCTACATTAGATAAGACTGAACTCAACATGGACACATGGGCTCTGACCCTCTCTGACCTGCAGCCTACATGTAATGGTCAATATGCACTTCAGATCAATGGTATAGAAACAGCCTCGTCTTTTCAACTGATTGTACTAG AATCTGTTTCTGGGCCAAACATCAGGCCAAACTGTGACCTGAGGAGCTGCAACTTGACCTGTCAAGGAGCAGGTATTGATCACACTGAGTACAGCTGGACTGATAACCGAGGGAGAAACGAGAGAGGATCTGTGCTTAAGGTGGAGAAGACTAAGGGACTCGACAGGGTCTACACCTGCAACTTCAGCAATCCAGTGAGCTGGAAAACAAGCagcgtcagagagagagagctgttccCTCCAG AAAATACAGATGCTAACCTGCATATTATCCTGGGATCTATCGTGGGATCTATCTTGGGCGGGGCTGTCCTGATAATCATAGCTGCAGCAACTGGAATTGCAGTGTACAAAAAGAGAA ATGAAGCAAATGGAGAGGAAGAAACTAGGAGGGCCCAGCTGTCACAACAGCCATTACAACAACAGCCACTACAACAAGCAATTCAAATGTCACCAAttaaaa ATCACACTCAGCaggatggagaaggagatggagaagacAAACAACATGAAACCCAGAAGCTCCTGTCAGCACCTGACGAGCTGCACgtaaagat GATGGACCAGAGCCAGCATCAGCAGATAAAGAGGACTGTATATGAAAATGTAGTGCTACCACCACAGGGAAATGATGGAGGTGAACATCataatattctttatttttttttcaaaatttatTAA
- the LOC125291573 gene encoding uncharacterized protein LOC125291573 isoform X5: MDFMLALTLPTTQEIPNQLKAFSRCSHIHQCYPSQVYREMSFTLSVLLLQLLSVSHSDVIQKYTLRSGSIELIGQVPNVLVESVMWTRNKDKVADWDKGDMTPTYYPTLDKTELNMDTWALTLSDLQPTCNGQYALQINGIETASSFQLIVLESVSGPNIRPNCDLRSCNLTCQGAGIDHTEYSWTDNRGRNERGSVLKVEKTKGLDRVYTCNFSNPVSWKTSSVRERELFPPENTDANLHIILGSIVGSILGGAVLIIIAAATGIAVYKKRNEANGEEETRRAQLSQQPLQQQPLQQAIQMSPIKNHTQQDGEGDGEDKQHETQKLLSAPDELHVKMMDQSQHQQIKRTVYENVVLPPQGNDGGEHHNILYFFFKIY; encoded by the exons ATGGATTTTATGTTGGCACTGACTCTACCGACAACTCAGGAGATTCCTAATCAATTGAAAGCCTTTTCACGCTGTTCTCATATCCATCAGTGTTATCCTTCTCAG GTATATCGGGAAATGAGTTTTACTCTGTCCGTACTGCTGCTTCAGTTACTGTCTGTGAGCCACTCAG ATGTCATCCAAAAATACACTTTGAGGAGTGGTTCTATTGAACTCATTGGACAGGTCCCAAATGTGCTTGTTGAGTCAGTCATGTGGACACGCAACAAAGACAAAGTTGCAGATTGGGATAAGGGAGACATGACGCCAACATATTATCCTACATTAGATAAGACTGAACTCAACATGGACACATGGGCTCTGACCCTCTCTGACCTGCAGCCTACATGTAATGGTCAATATGCACTTCAGATCAATGGTATAGAAACAGCCTCGTCTTTTCAACTGATTGTACTAG AATCTGTTTCTGGGCCAAACATCAGGCCAAACTGTGACCTGAGGAGCTGCAACTTGACCTGTCAAGGAGCAGGTATTGATCACACTGAGTACAGCTGGACTGATAACCGAGGGAGAAACGAGAGAGGATCTGTGCTTAAGGTGGAGAAGACTAAGGGACTCGACAGGGTCTACACCTGCAACTTCAGCAATCCAGTGAGCTGGAAAACAAGCagcgtcagagagagagagctgttccCTCCAG AAAATACAGATGCTAACCTGCATATTATCCTGGGATCTATCGTGGGATCTATCTTGGGCGGGGCTGTCCTGATAATCATAGCTGCAGCAACTGGAATTGCAGTGTACAAAAAGAGAA ATGAAGCAAATGGAGAGGAAGAAACTAGGAGGGCCCAGCTGTCACAACAGCCATTACAACAACAGCCACTACAACAAGCAATTCAAATGTCACCAAttaaaa ATCACACTCAGCaggatggagaaggagatggagaagacAAACAACATGAAACCCAGAAGCTCCTGTCAGCACCTGACGAGCTGCACgtaaagat GATGGACCAGAGCCAGCATCAGCAGATAAAGAGGACTGTATATGAAAATGTAGTGCTACCACCACAGGGAAATGATGGAGGTGAACATCataatattctttatttttttttcaaaatttatTAA